A DNA window from Sphingomonas profundi contains the following coding sequences:
- a CDS encoding non-canonical purine NTP pyrophosphatase, with protein sequence MAAGDRGRINGVEGGMRIRFLSKNGHKIDEARKILEPLGAEVIPINVAIDEIQTRDVEAIVRDKVLRAFERIGHRLFVEQTCLYLDALNGFPGGLTQPFWDSLEADRFCDMFGNREKRGLTAKTWIGYCDGRRIHHFQGEIRGTVASAPRGDRAFQWDCVFVPDGHQQTFAEMGEGKNDISMRRIALNAFADHLRRRNDA encoded by the coding sequence ATGGCGGCCGGCGATAGAGGCCGCATCAACGGAGTGGAAGGCGGGATGCGGATCAGATTCCTTTCGAAGAACGGGCACAAGATCGATGAGGCGCGGAAGATTCTTGAGCCGCTAGGTGCCGAGGTGATCCCAATTAATGTCGCAATCGATGAGATCCAGACCCGGGACGTGGAGGCGATCGTGCGGGACAAGGTGCTTCGTGCCTTCGAACGCATCGGCCACAGGCTCTTTGTTGAGCAAACATGCCTTTATCTCGATGCGCTCAACGGCTTTCCGGGCGGCCTCACCCAGCCGTTCTGGGACTCGCTGGAGGCGGACCGATTTTGCGATATGTTCGGCAACCGGGAGAAACGCGGCCTCACCGCGAAAACTTGGATCGGCTATTGCGATGGCCGGCGGATCCATCACTTCCAGGGCGAAATCCGCGGTACCGTCGCGTCGGCGCCGCGAGGCGACCGCGCCTTTCAGTGGGACTGCGTCTTCGTCCCGGACGGACATCAGCAGACCTTCGCGGAGATGGGTGAAGGGAAGAACGACATATCTATGCGCAGGATCGCCCTGAACGCGTTCGCAGACCATCTGCGGAGGAGGAACGATGCTTGA